Proteins from a single region of Engystomops pustulosus chromosome 5, aEngPut4.maternal, whole genome shotgun sequence:
- the ASXL3 gene encoding putative Polycomb group protein ASXL3 isoform X2 — protein MMVNKTVPRVVLTPLKVSDEQSDSPSGSESKNGEADSSDKETKQGPKSPPGKQISQHLKRLKKSGLGHLKWTKAEDIDIETPGSILVNTNLRALINKHTFASLPQHFQQYLLLLLPEVDRQMGSDGALRLSNSALNNEFFAYAAQGWKQRLSEGEFTPEMQMRIRQEIEKEKKTEVWKERFFERFYGEKSGMSKEESLQLTSGQNSSEDESSSVETPLNLPGPSTQFENGAPASNEATVMLETEVIEETVCNMEHIPSKEIIGETALEEILISEESVIQEEIAEEVETALCECPEEESCKAELEIPEEETNQNAQDEVKEPVEHVESCVVMEEEMSPVVDVKDEEVKTEDQQDAMLEVSSDVPECRSPSPVASKASPIKENMPEATPVEDANESECDAPKASTDSLCAEEVAPVEMELNSETDGQFSEAACISETSFSSQSPEEACASLTSPGGDLQSASEEPYTPASVEAAFLSEVSSFENAETESQQKPLTESPPTSVASDASPLSNSPVISEASPSSNHPLTPEASPASNLPLTSEASPMSDVPLISETSSVSSLALNSETGHVPNAPATSDASSGYSPAPNEHHLLQQESSPNTSDESQSPSKDETDGYSDTSQADTVGTEHESSETIKYNSETPNSDTSLSEDNQKHCNSERDHEKQNVASPPETITIKNHSSHYRIVEKKYLSPSREGFDGTYSRNNESVHSKSHDKLYSASLEMSGYYESTRSKSHKQQGSSQSRPDTSHYKSYDHNKQSEAAGREPEISKRKTAEQHSFGNYKEKRPRIEDDHHSRTSSSSSQSEREPPPREEPRVPPLKIQLSKIGPPFIIKSQPAPKLESKISSSTSVSSGRNTGARTLADIKARAQQARAQREAAAAAAVAAAASIVSGGVGSPSESSKTRTLAHIKEQTKAKLFAKQQARAGTQQTSRDGKTKEGLPEIEVPTTSDSKMEGSTGVIIMNPNCKSPSSKSTLHRDLTSTLQKSLSSSASSETDSDTSVHGSNENIHVPHSSDKTVTSTSTEDCSVPMQYNKNISSVSVCTSADAAFKSSLEKSAVLMSVESENTTSSVCNYNMINPLKETDIPFIAVAPKCTDDTSSHASVLNSTASNSLDDKRMPVTSSNVNPYTTVPISSIGCSLPNPHLSNSLVNSLNASYVPNTRHPDKLPAPTCDGGNSVDVCPSVQRMSNHEESGGESQGRSCVTLFSNTRRSMSSDPSLAKMHLDNVDKNCTNNLIGLHNKTLPTALIQANRSIPCKVIVDHCTMPNSTFPFNTENAENAADSQNRLKKSEPSIQNKTCPQVSVISRQESLLNESTEHVANSNMVNRLNRDDRNKSVPCSNLLEATYMQQGKLSVSCQQNFNEHLHSTSSSKCGPDNVPNSEYISNNRLCWSEKDQINSEKSAVSHMNASKHLEYSDENIVNNIKREPGSYPLVSKLNVRSPVTNSLPIKSELSDSNKCYGMDSEGFAGQSTTQQGCDLDINLPSSKTPLGVAREEPMSLTTETLKRVTNVGNASCRLSSVEANNPLVTQLLQGNLPLEKVLPQPRLGAKLEISRLPLQPNSVYKTASDRMISENTSCSPTPDGKGYPLGSLDHLQVRKRENHPKKRIARTMGEHAQIKCESGKPSMDTDANLSSCMMGSNMNPMGQGQTFKQEWMNKHVVQARIAHSPEIKQQKRPLPSCSFQQNVFNVDKNGSYHPEASTSHRQHYYQMPMIPRGQGPAVYMPPGAAKAQATNNVYAFNRHPEQKVLGDANVPTLPHRMSNAYSPNVHIKEGDDLSNAQQTLQHKFLVHPSLSNSEVPSDQKQPAVTMETTKRLSWPQPTSICSNIKSEPISFEDGLNNSCELTMKQASYEQSEVKEQLKAFALKNADFSSYLLSEPQKPFTPLAAQKTQTQQQQLPPQQQQCGSYPAIHFGSTSFKRAASAIEKSIGILGSNSKPASGLSSQNAPIPAQKYADSSSADELELKCSCRLKAMIVCKGCGAFCHDDCIGPSKLCVACLVVR, from the exons ATGATGGTAAACAAGACTGTCCCTCGTGTCGTCCTGACGCCTCTAAAGGTGTCTGATGAGCAGTCGGATTCACCTTCAG GGTCTGAATCAAAAAACGGTGAAGCAGACAGTTCTGATAAGGAAACCAAGCAAGGGCCAAAATCACCCCCTGGCAAACAAATAAGCCAACATTTAAAGCGGCTAAAAAAATCAGGGTTAG GGCATTTGAAATGGACCAAAGCAGAAGATATTGATATTGAAACTCCAGGATCAATATTAGTGAACACTAACCTGAGGGCTTTAATAAACAAGCATACGTTTGCTTCTTTACCTCAGCACTTTCAGCAGTACCTCCTGCTCTTACTCCCAGAAGTAGATAGACAG ATGGGAAGTGATGGGGCTTTACGTCTTAGTAACTCTGCTCTGAATAATGAGTTTTTTGCATATGCAGCTCAAGGCTGGAAACAGCGATTGTCAGAAG gagAGTTTACTCCAGAAATGCAAATGCGAATTAGGCAAGAAATTGAGAAGGAGAAGAAAACAGAAGTTTGGAAAGAAAGATTCTTTGAAAGGTTTTATGGAGAAAA GTCTGGTATGTCTAAAGAAGAATCTTTACAACTGACTTCTGGTCAAAACAGCAGTGAAGATGAAAGCAGTTCTGTAGAAACTCCTCTCAACTTACCAGGTCCATCTACCCAGTTTGAGAACGGTGCACCAGCTTCTAATGAAGCAACAGTGATGTTAGAAACTGAAGTCATTGAAGAAACTGTGTGTAACATGGAGCATATTCCATccaaggagatcattggagaaacGGCACTAGAAGAGATATTAATCTCTGAAGAATCGGTTATACAGGAGGAAATCGCTGAAGAAGTTGAAACAGCCCTTTGTGAATGTCCAGAAGAAGAAAGCTGTAAAGCTGAGCTTGAGATACCAGAAGAAGAAACAAACCAGAATGCACAAGATGAGGTGAAAGAGCCAGTTGAACATGTTGAGTCTTGTGTTGTAATGGAGGAAGAGATGTCACCTGTTGTTGATGTAAAAGATGAAGAAGTAAAGACTGAAGATCAACAAGATGCCATGTTGGAAGTTTCAAGCGATGTACCGGAGTGCAGGTCTCCATCACCAGTAGCTTCCAAAGCTTCACCTATTAAAGAAAATATGCCAGAAGCTACACCAGTTGAAGATGCAAATGAATCGGAGTGTGATGCTCCCAAAGCTTCCACCGACTCGCTGTGTGCTGAAGAGGTGGCTCCAGTGGAAATGGAGCTCAATAGTGAGACAGATGGACAGTTCTCTGAAGCTGCATGTATTTCTGAAACATCATTTTCTTCTCAGAGTCCAGAGGAAGCATGTGCAAGTCTGACTTCACCAGGAGGTGATTTGCAGTCAGCTTCAGAGGAACCTTATACACCTGCATCTGTTGAAGCTGCTTTTCTGTCTGAGGTTTCAAGCTTTGAAAATGCTGAAACAGAAAGTCAACAGAAACCATTAACTGAAAGTCCGCCAACCTCTGTGGCTTCAGATGCTTCACCTCTCTCTAATTCACCTGTCATATCTGAGGCATCTCCATCCTCTAACCATCCACTGACACCTGAAGCCTCTCCAGCGTCAAATTTACCATTAACTTCCGAAGCATCTCCAATGTCAGATGTACCTTTAATATCAGAAAcctcttcagtgtcttccttggCACTGAACTCTGAAACTGGACATGTCCCAAATGCACCTGCTACTTCAGATGCATCTTCTGGGTATAGTCCTGCTCCAAATGAACATCATCTGCTACAACAAGAAAGCTCACCCAACACATCTGATGAATCACAGTCTCCTTCAAAGGATGAGACTGATGGTTACTCAGATACATCCCAAGCAGATACTGTTGGCACTGAACATGAAAGCTCTGAAACCATTAAGTACAATTCGGAAACTCCAAACTCTGATACTTCACTATCTGAAGACAATCAGAAGCACTGTAATTCTGAAAGAGACCATGAGAAGCAAAATGTAGCATCCCCACCAGAAACCATAACTATTAAAAACCATTCAAGCCATTATCGTATTGTTGAGAAAAAGTATTTATCTCCTTCAAGAGAAGGATTTGACGGGACCTATTCTCGGAACAATGAGTCTGTTCACTCGAAGTCTCATGATAAACTTTATTCGGCCTCTTTAGAAATGTCTGGATATTATGAATCTACCAGAAGTAAATCTCATAAGCAGCAGGGGAGCTCCCAAAGTCGGCCTGACACTTCACATTATAAGTCATACGACCATAATAAACAATCCGAGGCAGCCGGTCGAGAGCCTGAAATTTCTAAGAGAAAAACTGCAGAGCAGCACAGTTTTGGTAACTACAAAGAAAAGAGACCAAGAATAGAAGATGATCACCATAGTAGAACATCATCGAGTTCAAGTCAATCTGAGAGGGAACCTCCACCTAGAGAAGAGCCTCGTGTTCCACCTCTCAAG ATTCAACTGTCAAAGATTGGACCTCCATTCATTATTAAAAGCCAACCTGCTCCCAAGCTTGAGTCTAAGATTTCTTCCAGTACCTCAGTTAGCAGCGGGAGGAACACTGGAGCTAGAACTCTTGCAGATATCAAGGCGAGAGCTCAACAAGCCAGAGCACAAAGAGAAgcagctgctgctgccgctgtggCAGCCGCAGCCAGCATAGTTTCTGGAGGTGTTGGAAGTCCTTCAGAAAGCAGTAAGACTAGAACGTTGGCCCATATCAAGGAGCAGACGAAAGCAAAGTTGTTCGCTAAGCAGCAGGCAAGAGCCGGCACACAGCAAACCAGTAGAGATGGGAAAACAAAAGAGGGTCTTCCAGAAATTGAAGTGCCAACAACTTCTGATTCAAAAATGGAAGGTTCGACTGGTGTTATCATTATGAATCCAAACTGCAAATCCCCTAGCAGCAAGTCCACACTCCACCGGGACTTGACTTCTACATTACAGAAATCCCTCAGCTCTTCTGCATCGTCAGAAACAGATTCTGATACATCAGTGCACGGCTCTAACGAAAATATTCACGTGCCACATTCCAGCGACAAAACTGTTACATCTACCTCCACTGAAGATTGCAGCGTGCCAatgcaatataataaaaatattagttCAGTGTCTGTCTGCACCTCTGCTGATGCCGCCTTTAAGAGTTCACTTGAAAAATCTGCTGTCCTTATGTCTGTCGAGAGTGAAAACACTACATcatctgtctgtaactataaTATGATAAACCCCCTTAAAGAAACTGACATTCCTTTTATAGCTGTTGCACCAAAATGCACTGATGACACTAGCAGTCACGCCTCTGTCCTAAACTCCACTGCATCGAACTCTCTTGATGACAAACGAATGCCGGTAACAAGTAGTAATGTTAATCCTTACACCACTGTGCCAATTTCATCCATTGGGTGTAGTCTGCCAAATCCTCATCTTTCGAACTCATTGGTTAACTCACTAAATGCCTCATATGTTCCGAACACTAGGCATCCCGATAAATTACCTGCCCCCACGTGTGACGGAGGGAACTCTGTAGATGTTTGTCCTTCTGTCCAAAGAATGTCAAACCATGAGGAAAGTGGTGGAGAATCTCAAGGAAGGTCTTGTGTTACATTGTTCTCCAACACCAGAAGATCAATGAGTTCTGATCCTTCACTTGCAAAGATGCACCTTGATAATGTAGATAAAAACTGTACCAATAATTTAATAGGACTACACAATAAAACACTGCCTACTGCTTTAATACAGGCTAATAGATCTATTCCATGTAAAGTGATTGTCGATCACTGTACAATGCCTAACTCTACTTTCCCTTTCAATACTGAAAatgcagaaaatgctgctgattCTCAAAATAGACTTAAAAAATCTGAACCCTCTATTCAGAATAAAACATGTCCTCAAGTATCTGTCATTAGTAGACAGGAAAGTCTCCTCAATGAGAGCACAGAGCATGTGGCCAACTCAAACATGGTTAATCGGTTAAACAGAGATGACAGGAACAAGAGTGTTCCTTGCTCTAACCTTCTGGAAGCAACTTACATGCAACAAGGAAAACTAAGTGTTTCTTGTCAACAAAATTTTAATGAGCATCTGCATAGCACGTCTTCATCCAAGTGTGGACCAGATAACGTTCCAAATTCTGAGTATATTTCTAATAACCGGTTATGTTGGAGTGAGAAAGATCAAATAAACTCTGAGAAAAGTGCTGTCAGCCATATGAATGCATCTAAGCACCTAGAGTATTCCGATGAAAATATTGTAAATAATATTAAACGTGAACCTGGAAGTTATCCACTTGTGTCGAAACTTAATGTTCGTAGCCCTGTGACAAATTCTCTTCCAATCAAATCCGAACTCAGTGATTCCAACAAGTGTTATGGGATGGATTCTGAAGGATTTGCAGGCCAGAGCACTACGCAGCAAGGATGTGACTTGGATATAAACTTGCCTTCATCTAAAACACCACTCGGTGTTGCCAGGGAGGAACCCATGTCATTGACTACAGAGACTCTGAAAAGGGTTACAAATGTTGGGAATGCGAGCTGTCGACTCTCCTCTGTTGAAGCAAACAATCCCTTAGTTACTCAGCTGCTGCAAGGCAACTTGCCTTTAGAAAAAGTTCTGCCTCAACCCAGGCTAGGTGCAAAATTAGAAATTAGTCGGCTTCCTTTGCAGCCTAACTCCGTGTATAAGACTGCATCAGATAGAATGATATCTGAAAACACCTCCTGCTCCCCTACTCCTGATGGCAAGGGCTATCCTCTGGGAAGTCTGGACCATTTGCAAGTGAGAAAACGTGAAAACCATCCTAAGAAAAGGATAGCTAGGACTATGGGTGAACATGCCCAGATCAAGTGTGAATCAGGAAAGCCTTCAATGGACACCGATGCAAATTTATCCTCTTGCATGATGGGTTCTAATATGAACCCAATGGGGCAAGGGCAAACATTTAAGCAGGAGTGGATGAACAAGCATGTGGTTCAAGCCAGGATTGCACATAGCCCGGAAATTAAGCAGCAAAAGAGGCCACTGCCTTCGTGTAGCTTCCAACAAAATGTGTTTAATGTTGATAAAAATGGCAGCTATCACCCAGAAGCTAGTACCTCACACAGGCAGCATTACTACCAAATGCCCATGATTCCGAGGGGTCAAGGACCTGCAGTCTATATGCCACCAGGTGCGGCAAAGGCCCAAGCAACTAACAATGTTTATGCCTTCAATAGGCACCCGGAGCAGAAGGTTTTAGGCGATGCAAATGTTCCGACACTTCCTCATCGAATGAGTAATGCTTACTCCCCAAATGTTCATATAAAAGAAGGCGATGACCTAAGCAATGCCCAACAGACTCTGCAACATAAATTTTTAGTGCATCCTTCCTTATCTAATTCAGAAGTCCCTTCTGATCAAAAGCAGCCAGCAGTTACTATGGAAACCACTAAAAGACTTAGTTGGCCTCAGCCTACGAGCATCTGTAGCAATATAAAGTCTGAGCCCATCTCTTTTGAGGACGGTTTAAACAACAGCTGTGAACTGACCATGAAACAAGCTTCCTACGAGCAGAGCGAAGTCAAAGAACAGTTAAAAGCATTCGCCTTGAAAAATGCAGATTTTTCTTCCTATTTACTTTCTGAGCCACAAAAGCCTTTTACTCCGCTAGCTGCACAGAAAACACAaacgcagcagcagcagctgccaCCGCAGCAGCAACAATGTGGGAGTTATCCAGCAATTCATTTTGGTAGCACAAGCTTCAAAAGAGCAGCATCTGCTATTGAAAAATCCATTGGAATTTTAGGGAGTAATTCTAAGCCTGCATCCGGACTCAGCAGTCAGAACGCGCCAATCCCTGCACAGAAATACgctgacagcagcagtgcagaTGAACTGGAACTGAAGTGTTCTTGCAGGCTGAAAGCCATGATTGTGTGCAAGGGCTGTGGAGCCTTTTGTCACGATGACTGCATAGGTCCTTCAAAATTATGTGTAGCGTGTTTAGTGGTTCGATAG